The following coding sequences are from one Rhodospirillaceae bacterium window:
- a CDS encoding aldo/keto reductase, producing the protein MNYSNYGRTELRCSKLILGTGRGAGTFVEGEADAQLALLTRTMELGLNWLDTARQYGDGKSETNIGRCLAKMDSEPIISTKFGIKADDLSDIPGAIERGLYESLERLGRDRIDLFQMHDFISDEPGPRNISPDQILKPNGVVEGLARLKDAGVIRATGFTAKGQSPALLKLAESGAFDSAQVFYNMLNPSAGQDMPSAWEGQNFGGLIAALRKHGTGVMAVRVFAAGVLATDIRTGRESAQYENADISTEESRARAVFDILGDDHGTRAQTAVRFCLANPDIDVVNVGVFDTAQLEEAVEAADRGPLPAEAIQALAPLYAENFKM; encoded by the coding sequence ATGAATTACTCAAACTACGGCCGCACAGAACTTCGGTGTTCCAAACTTATTTTAGGTACGGGTCGTGGTGCCGGTACTTTTGTTGAAGGCGAAGCAGACGCGCAATTGGCGCTGCTCACCCGTACGATGGAGCTTGGGCTCAATTGGCTCGATACGGCGCGTCAGTACGGTGACGGAAAATCCGAAACCAACATCGGCAGATGTCTGGCAAAAATGGATAGCGAACCAATCATTTCGACCAAATTTGGAATAAAAGCGGATGATCTCTCCGATATCCCTGGTGCCATTGAACGCGGCTTATATGAGAGTTTAGAGCGATTGGGGCGAGACCGGATCGACCTCTTTCAAATGCATGATTTTATCAGCGACGAACCCGGTCCGCGAAATATCTCCCCTGATCAAATCCTGAAACCGAACGGGGTGGTTGAAGGGTTGGCACGGCTTAAAGATGCCGGGGTAATTCGGGCAACAGGTTTCACTGCCAAAGGTCAGTCTCCTGCCCTTCTAAAATTAGCAGAAAGCGGGGCCTTCGATTCCGCGCAAGTCTTCTACAACATGCTCAACCCCAGTGCAGGACAAGACATGCCGTCCGCATGGGAGGGGCAGAACTTTGGCGGCTTGATAGCCGCCTTGCGCAAGCACGGCACCGGGGTGATGGCTGTCCGGGTATTTGCCGCTGGTGTGCTGGCAACCGATATTCGGACCGGTCGTGAGAGCGCACAATATGAAAATGCCGATATTTCAACGGAAGAAAGTCGCGCCCGTGCGGTGTTCGATATTCTTGGCGATGACCATGGTACGAGGGCGCAAACAGCCGTTCGCTTCTGCCTCGCAAACCCGGATATCGACGTCGTAAACGTAGGCGTATTTGACACCGCTCAACTGGAAGAAGCGGTTGAGGCTGCCGATAGGGGCCCCCTTCCAGCCGAAGCGATCCAAGCGCTTGCGCCGCTTTACGCAGAAAACTTTAAAATGTAG
- a CDS encoding TRAP transporter large permease, whose translation MFEVNIAAFLVVCLVFLVAIGVHIAIALGMTSALGIFLVLGGDANAFRTVQVMLAAKAYEGIRDYVFAVIPLFLLMGEFIGKSGAVTDVYRGLNAMLKKIPGRLAIATVLGNALFSFVTGVSIASAATFSRIAYPEMKRHGYHKGFALGTVAGSSCLGMLIPPSVLMIVWGILTEVSIGRIFLAGVLPGLMLTSLFIIYVIVMALIKPEAVGAGSEPVVEETASDVEEVSLAQFSISLAGIFAVVVAVLGGIWFGYFSPTEGAGVGAFLGLILGILKGMRYREIVDSILAVGRTSGPILLLLVTAALYSNTLAMTGLANAIESLFLESGMASWMVIAVMILIWFLLGMIIDSISIMLLTAAIFAPIAVKLGYDPVAFAIIGIISIEAGLLTPPFGLLVYTVKAAINDQEPDLNVMSIFKSSTPYWILMLIGMVLIINFQGIATYLPKLLF comes from the coding sequence GTGTTTGAAGTTAATATCGCCGCTTTTCTGGTTGTTTGTCTGGTCTTCTTGGTCGCAATCGGCGTCCATATCGCCATCGCCCTTGGGATGACCAGTGCGCTTGGGATTTTTCTTGTTCTCGGTGGTGATGCGAATGCCTTCAGGACCGTTCAAGTCATGTTGGCGGCGAAGGCCTATGAAGGCATCAGAGATTATGTCTTTGCGGTTATTCCGTTATTCTTGTTGATGGGCGAATTTATTGGCAAGTCAGGTGCCGTAACCGACGTCTATCGTGGCTTGAACGCGATGCTTAAAAAGATTCCCGGTCGCCTCGCGATTGCGACGGTTCTGGGCAACGCGTTGTTCTCGTTCGTAACCGGTGTCAGCATTGCCTCGGCCGCAACCTTTTCCCGGATCGCCTATCCTGAAATGAAACGGCACGGCTATCATAAGGGCTTTGCGCTTGGAACTGTCGCGGGCTCAAGTTGTCTCGGCATGCTAATTCCGCCGAGTGTTCTGATGATTGTCTGGGGCATTTTAACCGAGGTCTCTATCGGTAGAATTTTTCTCGCCGGTGTTCTCCCAGGCTTAATGCTCACGTCACTGTTTATCATCTACGTCATTGTCATGGCACTTATCAAACCGGAAGCCGTTGGTGCCGGTTCTGAGCCCGTTGTTGAGGAAACAGCCAGTGACGTCGAAGAGGTTTCACTGGCTCAGTTCTCAATCAGCCTGGCTGGTATTTTTGCCGTGGTTGTCGCGGTGCTAGGGGGCATTTGGTTTGGCTACTTTAGTCCGACTGAAGGTGCCGGTGTCGGCGCTTTTCTGGGGCTTATTCTTGGTATCTTAAAAGGCATGCGGTATCGGGAAATTGTCGATTCCATTTTAGCTGTCGGGCGGACTTCGGGACCTATTTTACTTCTGTTGGTGACGGCGGCGCTTTATTCAAACACCCTCGCCATGACCGGCTTGGCCAATGCGATTGAAAGCCTATTCTTGGAATCAGGCATGGCTTCTTGGATGGTCATAGCCGTGATGATTCTCATTTGGTTTTTGCTGGGCATGATTATCGACTCGATCTCAATCATGTTGCTGACGGCGGCTATCTTTGCGCCCATCGCCGTAAAGCTGGGGTATGACCCGGTCGCATTTGCAATTATCGGCATTATCTCAATCGAGGCAGGTCTTCTGACACCACCGTTTGGGTTGTTGGTTTATACGGTAAAAGCCGCGATTAATGATCAAGAGCCAGACTTGAACGTCATGTCGATCTTTAAAAGCTCTACGCCTTACTGGATTCTCATGCTCATCGGCATGGTGTTGATTATCAATTTCCAAGGAATCGCGACCTACCTGCCGAAATTACTGTTTTAG
- a CDS encoding Flp family type IVb pilin produces MTKTITRFIKRLSNDEKGATAIEYGLIAALIAVVIIGAVSLVGSDLGNTFNNVANKL; encoded by the coding sequence ATGACAAAAACAATTACCCGTTTTATCAAACGTCTTTCGAATGACGAGAAGGGTGCAACCGCAATCGAATATGGTTTGATCGCAGCACTTATCGCCGTCGTAATTATTGGCGCGGTTAGCCTCGTCGGTAGCGATCTTGGTAACACGTTCAACAACGTTGCCAACAAGCTCTAA
- a CDS encoding TRAP transporter small permease: MNLVVFSDRLSKFLMVIAAAAAFSLTFLILANIIDRERFDGVAEIVTASIVIIVFLQAGYAIRSRSMLKADFLVTRFPANVQRVLKCIGYLLGAAFFLMIITGGWEESVRSWVENEFEGEGALRVPAWPARWAVMFGSLIALMNYLVMAYIDIFKPELLDSEADPNAPSH, encoded by the coding sequence ATGAACTTAGTCGTTTTTAGTGATCGTCTCTCTAAATTTCTTATGGTCATAGCGGCGGCGGCGGCCTTTAGCCTTACCTTTCTTATTCTGGCCAATATTATTGATCGGGAACGTTTTGACGGTGTCGCAGAAATTGTGACCGCCTCAATCGTTATCATTGTTTTCTTGCAGGCAGGTTATGCCATCCGAAGCCGCTCAATGTTGAAGGCTGATTTCTTGGTAACCCGGTTCCCCGCAAACGTTCAAAGGGTCCTTAAGTGCATTGGCTATCTTCTAGGAGCCGCATTTTTCCTGATGATCATTACCGGTGGATGGGAAGAGAGCGTTCGGTCTTGGGTCGAAAACGAATTTGAAGGTGAGGGTGCGCTTCGCGTCCCGGCCTGGCCTGCCAGATGGGCTGTTATGTTTGGTAGCCTCATCGCGTTGATGAATTACTTGGTCATGGCGTATATCGATATTTTTAAGCCGGAACTTTTGGATTCTGAAGCCGATCCAAATGCCCCGTCGCACTAA